The following coding sequences lie in one Maniola jurtina chromosome 11, ilManJurt1.1, whole genome shotgun sequence genomic window:
- the LOC123869761 gene encoding protein dpy-30 homolog → MSDTSLEGIQAPRVEKPPSKIPESVKKIILMEKENDSNSSRKSRIDLNALPTRQYLDQTVVPILLQGLSALAKERPPSPINYLAAYLLKNRNTFENNNAGANNNAPPNPQT, encoded by the exons ATGTCAGATACTTCTTTGGAAGGAATTCAAGCTCCCAGAGTAGAAAAGCCACCATCCAAAATACCAGAATCCGTTAAG aaaataatattaatggaGAAAGAAAATGATTCAAACTCCAGTCGCAAATCAAGAATTGATCTCAACGCATTGCCAACCCGACAGTACCTTGACCAAACAGTGGTCCCAATCTTGCTCCAAGGTTTATCAGCATTGGCCAAGGAACGACCACCGTCACCTATCAACTATTTAGCTGCATATCTATTGAAGAACAGAAACACTTTTGAGAATAATAATGCTGGAGCAAATAATAATGCACCACCCAATCCACAGACATAG
- the LOC123869757 gene encoding radial spoke head 1 homolog: MTEVKGEGPEDVDTIGIYVGGRNADGERHGEGWAVLPNGDFYQGCYCRGMRNGKGLYVFKNGARYEGEWRKAMKYGVGTMIYPDGSRYEGDWRHDLKHGFGAYYYPNGDIYEGAWFKGRRHGLGTYFFAEYQIKFMGTWVDGVIEGPGQIIYPRVRYHGSWLKGKPKGPGCFVFDTNCMQHGFYLLKKDPDLEEYGEGEEEKEDKEPKEDKLEEGEEEIEIDETLGKVAEWRARNVTAYMAEFLPPEPVPLPVCNSVPSLAEESIETDVLRFEPSTITAEEGGDDNDSWLLHRQQFLEETELIAPSRTKED; the protein is encoded by the exons atgACCGAAGTTAAAGGTGAAGGACCTGAAGATGTAGACACGATTGGT ATTTACGTAGGCGGTCGCAATGCTGACGGTGAGCGCCACGGCGAAGGCTGGGCCGTGCTGCCCAACGGGGACTTCTACCAGGGCTGCTACTGCAGGGGCATGAGGAATGGGAAGGGGTTGTATGTGTTCAAAAATGGAGCGAGGTATGAAG GTGAATGGCGAAAAGCAATGAAGTACGGGGTAGGAACGATGATATACCCCGACGGTTCCCGCTACGAAGGGGACTGGAGGCATGACCTGAAGCACGGCTTCGGTGCCTACTACTACCCCAATGGAGACATTTACGAGGGCGCCTGGTTCAAGGGTAGACGACACGGCTTGGGGACGTATTTCTTCGCTGAGTATCAG ATTAAGTTTATGGGGACGTGGGTAGATGGAGTAATTGAAGGCCCAGGGCAAATTATATACCCACGAGTGCGTTACCATGGCTCATGGCTAAAGGGGAAGCCCAAGGGACCAGGTTGCTTCGTGTTCGACACCAATTGCATGCAGCACGGCTTTTATTTGTTGAAGAAAGACCCTGATTTAGAAGAATATGGAGAAGGCGAAGAAGAGAAAGAAGACAAAGAGCCGAAAGAAGATAAACTGGAGGAAGGCGAAGAGGAAATTGAGATAGACGAAACTTTAG GAAAAGTAGCAGAGTGGCGAGCTCGTAACGTGACGGCGTATATGGCAGAGTTCCTTCCCCCTGAGCCGGTGCCTCTGCCAGTTTGCAACTCCGTGCCTTCCCTCGCCGAAGAGAGCATCGAGACTGACGTGCTCCGCTTTGAGCCGTCGACGATCACCGCCGAGGAAGGTGGGGACGACAACGACTCCTGGCTGCTTCACCGACAGCAGTTCTTGGAAGAGACCGAGCTCATAGCGCCCAGCAGGACCAAGGAAGATTAG
- the LOC123869755 gene encoding coiled-coil domain-containing protein 85C-B, giving the protein MTVREPASTTMSIRQNSGEFTKHKQQQLGKQGSEPVNFPPRYHPPPPAAAGSKLATTDTGAKEFKPPNAVKHNIDPTKLQYPPGIQSSMPILYPTGPYPQVQYLQGYPIGYPVPAAALRALRPPGEIITKAIVHEPVETTARARSADDTQRVQRNLEEEQIHRRSADMLKFTKRMESDGSRQPTDQRRQIQALLDEIKALKEANRRLSEDNQELRDLCCFLDDDRQKGRKLAREWQRFGRYTASVMRQEVSAYQSKLRELDDKQQELIRDNLELKELCLYLDEERERSTCVNCGRTAGRERDDGDGSSSGTNAEEIARPPASTASVTHPQLAERTVQYVRDLEQKVRRLEAEKGVGSVSNERPEAVVRALQVLEVRERVERERRRPAPDLDSGEQALVREMCNVVWGKLEEAPPQAPPR; this is encoded by the coding sequence ATGACTGTTCGCGAACCAGCATCAACGACAATGTCAATCAGACAAAATTCGGGCGAATTCACCAAACACAAACAACAACAACTAGGTAAACAGGGCTCGGAACCGGTCAACTTTCCACCGCGCTACCATCCGCCGCCACCTGCCGCAGCCGGCTCCAAACTAGCCACTACAGATACGGGCGCTAAAGAGTTTAAACCTCCAAACGCTGTAAAACACAATATAGACCCTACTAAATTGCAATATCCACCGGGAATTCAAAGTTCTATGCCCATACTGTATCCTACTGGTCCATATCCACAAGTGCAATATCTGCAAGGCTACCCCATTGGATACCCGGTGCCTGCTGCTGCCCTTCGTGCGTTGAGACCTCCAGGTGAGATAATAACCAAAGCAATCGTTCACGAGCCCGTGGAAACCACGGCGCGGGCGAGAAGTGCTGACGATACTCAACGTGTGCAACGGAATTTAGAGGAAGAGCAAATTCATAGGCGATCTGCTGACATGCTCAAATTCACGAAGCGAATGGAATCGGATGGCTCCAGACAACCCACTGACCAACGGAGGCAAATTCAAGCACTTTTAGACGAAATAAAAGCATTAAAGGAAGCCAATCGTCGTCTAAGTGAAGATAACCAAGAACTTCGTGACTTGTGCTGTTTTCTGGATGACGATCGACAAAAAGGCCGGAAGTTGGCACGGGAATGGCAAAGATTTGGTCGCTACACTGCGTCTGTCATGCGACAAGAAGTCTCAGCGTATCAGAGTAAATTACGAGAGTTAGATGATAAGCAGCAGGAGTTAATAAGAGACAATTTAGAATTGAAAGAATTGTGTCTATATCTTGACGAAGAGCGAGAAAGGAGTACTTGCGTTAACTGTGGAAGAACTGCTGGGAGAGAGAGAGATGACGGGGATGGGAGCAGTAGTGGAACAAATGCTGAAGAGATAGCTCGACCTCCAGCATCCACAGCGTCCGTAACACATCCGCAACTTGCAGAGCGTACAGTTCAGTATGTTCGTGATTTAGAGCAAAAAGTGAGACGTTTAGAGGCAGAAAAAGGTGTAGGAAGTGTGTCAAACGAACGGCCGGAAGCTGTTGTTCGTGCTCTTCAAGTGCTAGAAGTAAGAGAAAGAGTAGAAAGGGAAAGACGAAGACCAGCTCCAGACTTAGACTCTGGTGAACAGGCGTTAGTGCGGGAAATGTGTAACGTAGTTTGGGGCAAATTAGAAGAGGCGCCACCCCAGGCACCACCACGTTGA